DNA sequence from the Coffea arabica cultivar ET-39 chromosome 11c, Coffea Arabica ET-39 HiFi, whole genome shotgun sequence genome:
agcatgcaactggttcaaaatcaagcctcaagttgcagcatcatcaaatcattttggcagaacggagaaacaggacagccgacttcagatgaatggtgtggctcacacacatgaaaccagaatgtgcactatacaccgttggaaacatgggaacgtctagtttcaaatgccgctaacggcacttgatttcgacgtcggagtacagagttatggacgaaacacgAACACTGGTCTGGTTACGACGGCAACCGTTTTcccagattactagctttggaaataaattcgtttgacccatcaaaactcaatatttttcaatgaaattttgtacacaactactacaacatatatacaacataatcaagccattaaatcctcaaaatTCTGCATTTAAGTGACCGAACAGAGCAGGGGTAAAATaggaattttttgtttcaagAGTTCAATAACGTTTCTGGTAACAAAGCACCTTTAATCTACTTCCTTAAGCTCTAATTCAGCAAAtaaaccatcatcaaacatcatcacagccatcaacccaaagtgggagttcatagagcccacattttCAACAATACAAGCTATTAAAGTAAAGATTCCAACTCAAATGCgtaaatcaacttccataaGACAAGTTGAAGGTGTTAGATTACTACCTACTTTGATGGCTGGTTTGGACAGAtttttcggtcctttgaagcttgaagaaaccgtgaaagctcctccCTTTTTCAGCCTATGTTGTTGTCCAAGTGAAAAACTAAATGAATGTGAAGTTTGGTGAGAATCTATGGAAGTTTTGGTAGgaatttggttgagttttggaagagaagaaatggtgaagctTCGGTTGTTCCTTTGCTGCAGTCTAGCCGTCCATTGCAGCAGAGGAAAGGAAATGAATTGCGGTTCCGAAGCCTTTGCGTATAAGAGACGCTTGACGTCAAATCTTTTAATACGTCAAATCAATTATAACTAGTACCCTACACTCGCgttttgtgtttgatttctcttacgtttgttgcactagtgcactaaacctctaaggcacttacatttgtataaatattattcattcctAGTTGTctcaaaataatggtccaaagtctcccaattaagcgcgcacgtgaaaacacgtatttctaatttaggcgcaataaaattgaaacttttgaaaaattcttataacgattgtaccactagttattacttgtgtgtttaaacctaaaattgtctATTTTAGAATCATTGTATATGTCTTAAATTTTTAGCTTATTGCACTCCCAATTGACTAAAGTTGAAAtacgttttcactttttcactaattaagtttttatgaaaatatttgtttattcatctatatttttattttattttattttttaaaatgagaCACTTTAGAAATATAATGAACTATAAAATCATGAACTTAGATCTAAtaggctagaaaatattattcgtgacaaaaattcaaataaataattaattgagtcaaaattagaaattttaaaataataaaaatttcgaGTCCTCCCGTAAAAACCacttcccaaaatgcaaatgtacttgttttttttttcaatctgaACCTTAGGCATTCAATTCTAAACCTTTAATCCGGAAGCTAAATGTTAAATCAGCTCTAGCTCTAAGAATTAAAGACTCAACAAATTACGCTCATTCGATTTGAGGCAGAACAAGAAATTCCGTCTACATAGCCAATATTCCATGAGCGAACCTCGCtatcaaaaaggaaaagaaaaaagggaataaTTCAACCCAAAAAGATGCTTGTGAAAGAAACCAATTTCCTTCTTTAAAAAGCTCTCGAATTTAATCAATATCCAGAATTTACCTGAAGTTCCGGTGTTTTGCAGGAACTCCGGCGAGTTTAAGAATTggggaaagaagaaaaacacacagaggtggagaccgGAACTTTCTAGCCATGGCTGGACTCCAAAATTGTGACAGAGGAAGGAGGCGGCGGAGAAAGAGCAGAGCCTGGGACTGGGACTGGGACTGTTCACGGAGAAATTAAAAAATTCGTTAGCCGAGCCTCAGCATAATTACGATTGTGCCCCAAATATTTTAGGCGAAATTCCAAAACTGTCCCCGAATAAGATATATAAATATGCGGATTTCGACTGTTTAAATTATCTATCCTCCCACTTTCCCTTTCTCGTTGTTGTGTTCAGACTAGACACCCATTTTTATCCTGATCCTATTTCTACTAAATTTGTCCCCAGTCTCCAGGCaccacttcttcttcttcttcttcttctttttcttcttcttcttctagcTCCGTTTCTAGGGTTATGTTTTCACTAATAAATCTCGCGCCTTTCCTGTAATGAATTCCTGTCCCAGACGGTCTGGATGATACTACCATTGGATTGGacagatttgatttgatttgccGATTCCTCCTCGGGAATTCCCCAATGTAATGTGAGAATTTCTTTTTCTGTAGATTTCGTTTTGTTTCAACAATTGAATTTTGGGCAATAATGGCGACTCAGTCTAACACGGGGTTTCACAACCACTACTACcacccccaccaccaccaccaccaccaccatgcACAAGCGATATCCTTTGAATCGGGCACTGGATTATCGGAGATTATTACTCCCCCTGTCCCCGGGAACTACTATAATCACCACCACCGTGCCAGCACCAGCAACGCCTGCAGCCGCCATGGGATGCTCATAAATCCGAATATTGTAAATGTGAGTAACAACAGCCTCATGACGACGGCAGCTTCGCCGACAGCAGCTGGGAGTATGGTGTATTCGGGGGCTCCTCCTCCTCCGGGTGGggcaggaggaggaggaggaggcggAGCCGTTATTACCTCCTGCAGCAGCGGCAGCAATGATAATAGTCCCGGAAATTCGTTGGGGTCGCTTCTCCTGGATACCGTGCCTGGCCTCAAGCATGAAGCAGGCTTGGCTGTTGAGTGGTCTGTGGAGGAGCAGTACAAGCTCGAGGAAGGACTTGTCAAGTAGGTAGTCAGTTCCAGTCTTGATGCCACATTCTTACACAAGCACCCAACTATAGATGCAGTTTGTTTTCTTGGGCTTTTCCTTGTCACTCTTAGGTTTGATTGCCTTGGAGGTAGCATTTTGCAATTGTTTTGGTAGTTAAGTATTTCGtccagcattttttttttttaaagctagCCTGTAGCTATATAGTCCCCTGGGATGTTCTAGAATGAGGATTTTCAGCACAGATGACAAACCAATAAGCTGATGCAGCGCGGGTAGGCGTTATAGTTCTCAACTTCTATGCGTAGATGTATACATTAATGGAGAAATCAAGGCTGTGAATAAGACAGGACGACCCTCTAGAACAAGATGAATGAGATCACCACAAATCTAGGATTGACATCTAGGCGCCTGGTAAAGTTGAGGAACCTATTCTGGAAATTTGGCTTCCAAAGCCACTTCTGTTCCATGTACCTCTAACCTGCCTAAATGTTGGAAAAATTTGTCCTTTCTTTGTCATAACCTTTGTTTTTAGTTGTAATTAAAAAGATTTACATTTCTTGCCAGCTACTAACTTGACTACTAAAGTTTATTGCCCTGCTCAACTTGGGAAACTAGTAGCAAAATCATGTTAACAGTTCTTGCTTGAGGCTATTACCTTTTAGTAGCAAATTTCATCAAGCAAGTACTCTTGGACTGGGCCATAGCTGGCAGAACTAAAATTATAGAGATTAAACCCAATCAATGAACCTTTCAAATAGGCATTTTGCATTCTGCTTTGGTTTTTTATAGTTTTTTAAACAACAGATGGAAGAGCGAGAATCAAATTTGATTCATTACAAAACCTTCACTTTTCattaaaaatcaagaaaagatttggaatagGGGCCATTTTTACAAATCCTCATGCTTGCTAGAATGAACTTAGTGATGGAGTCATTCTCATTAATACAAGGTATGAGTGCTGTGAAATTTCTAGTAACCCAAACATGTACAGTTCTTATCACCAAAGTCCTTACCTAACTGACTTCTGGCCTTTCTCATTGTTATTTTTAAGATGCTAAtctcattgattttttttttaatccttcaTACAGTGTTGAATATCTCATGCATCAATTCCCCTTGGAATGAAGAGAGCTCCTTATTTTGCTTTACTTTGTTTCCCATGACCACAAGGAGCCTTAACAAACCTTTTGCCCCTTCCTATGGTTCCTTGCTTTGCCTTTTCAAGGAGCATGGATATATAGTTTGTGTTTAAAGTTGCTCTC
Encoded proteins:
- the LOC140016703 gene encoding uncharacterized protein, which translates into the protein MARKFRSPPLCVFLLSPILKLAGVPAKHRNFSFSLGQQHRLKKGGAFTVSSSFKGPKNLSKPAIKVGGKQRRTFCYMAFGGRGRNGFGGGGFHAAKQVKFELFPTCRSWMSLKSLSRSVR
- the LOC113716746 gene encoding uncharacterized protein isoform X3, with translation MATQSNTGFHNHYYHPHHHHHHHHAQAISFESGTGLSEIITPPVPGNYYNHHHRASTSNACSRHGMLINPNIVNVSNNSLMTTAASPTAAGSMVYSGAPPPPGGAGGGGGGGAVITSCSSGSNDNSPGNSLGSLLLDTVPGLKHEAGLAVEWSVEEQYKLEEGLVKFADEPSIMKYIKIAAVLGDKTVRDVALRCRWMMRKRRKQEDHNLGKKVKDRRDRMESCLKSTTSASPMNLAAYVVPLQPRDQSDSTSPISALIGTTRHLLEENNQALGRVSTNLASLEHEEYARNNEPNATTTCIY